A window from Salvelinus sp. IW2-2015 unplaced genomic scaffold, ASM291031v2 Un_scaffold803, whole genome shotgun sequence encodes these proteins:
- the LOC111950738 gene encoding probable G protein-coupled receptor 85 has product MIPPPSMANYSHAGDHNILQNVSPLATFLKLTSLGFIIGVGVVGNLLISILLVKDKSLHRAPYYFLLDLCASDILRSAICFPFVFTSVKNGSTWTYGTLTCKVIAFLGVLSCFHTAFMLFCVSVTRYLAIAHHRFYTKRLTFWTCLAVICMVWTLSVAMAFPPVLDVGTYSFIREEDQCTFQHRSFRANDSLGFMLLLALILLATQLVYLKLIFFVHDRRKMKPVQFVPAVSQNWTFHGPGASGQAAANWLAGFGRGPTPPTLLGIRQNSNAAGRRRLLVLDEFKTEKRISRMFYIMTFFFLTLWGPYLVACYWRVFARGPAVPGGYLTAAVWMSFAQAGVNPFICIFSNRELRRCFSTTLLYCRKSRLPREPYCVI; this is encoded by the coding sequence ATGATCCCTCCTCCATCTATGGCGAACTATAGCCATGCAGGGGACCACAACATCTTGCAGAATGTCTCTCCTCTCGCCACGTTTCTYAAACTGACGTCCCTGGGTTTTATCATTGGAGTCGGYGTCGTTGGCAACCTCCTGATCTCCATCCTACTGGTCAAAGACAAGAGCCTGCACCGCGCACCGTACTACTTCCTGCTGGACCTGTGCGCCTCGGACATYCTGCGCTCYGCCATCTGCTTCCCCTTYGTYTTCACCTCYGTCAAGAATGGTTCCACCTGGACGTACGGCACSCTTACCTGCAAAGTGATAGCCTTCCTGGGGGTGCTGTCCTGCTTTCACACAGCGTTCATGCTCTTCTGTGTGAGTGTGACACGCTACCTGGCCATAGCCCACCACCGCTTCTACACCAAGAGGCTCACCTTCTGGACGTGTTTGGCAGTCATCTGCATGGTGTGGACGTTGTCGGTGGCCATGGCCTTTCCCCCGGTGCTGGACGTAGGGACGTACTCCTTCATCAGGGAGGAGGACCAGTGTACGTTCCAGCACCGCTCGTTCAGAGCCAACGACTCCCTGGGCTTCATGCTGCTCCTCGCCCTGATCCTCCTGGCCACCCAGCTTGTCTACCTCAAGCTAATCTTCTTCGTCCACGACCGCCGGAAGATGAAACCAGTCCAGTTCGTGCCTGCTGTCAGCCAGAACTGGACCTTCCATGGTCCCGGGGCCAGCGGCCAGGCAGCGGCTAACTGGCTGGCGGGGTTCGGCAGGGGCCCCACCCCGCCCACCCTGCTGGGCATCAGGCAGAACAGCAATGCAGCCGGCCGGCGACGCCTGCTGGTGCTGGACGAGTTTAAGACTGAAAAGAGGATAAGTAGGATGTTCTACATCATGACCTTCTTCTTCCTCACACTGTGGGGCCCATACCTAGTGGCCTGCTATTGGAGGGTGTTTGCCAGGGGCCCCGCGGTCCCAGGGGGGTACCTGACCGCGGCGGTGTGGATGAGCTTCGCCCAGGCGGGAGTCAATCCCTTTATCTGCATCTTCTCCAACAGGGAGCTCCGGCGCTGCTTCAGCACCACTCTCCTTTACTGCAGAAAGTCCAGGTTACCTAGGGAACCCTACTGCGTTATATGA